A portion of the Stigmatella aurantiaca DW4/3-1 genome contains these proteins:
- a CDS encoding ferritin-like domain-containing protein, protein MKTTSSDVGFNRTGLQTSSLEGEEAIEGARQGLPSSPGDGSGILAVRASYAVEGDRLGSVPIPGTFKGLFTSTKELLKGNKPTVFIDKLGERLAFERTGVRLYEGALAKFDLHGTWPGGPSREQLEGILRDELAHFLLLREALEKLGADPTAITPAADLAAMVSKGIPEVLADPRTNLVQCLEALLVAELTDNDSWELLITLARGVGQDALASRFQRALDAEADHLLLVRRWFTAGVTGEAGIRPEATAPAF, encoded by the coding sequence ATGAAGACGACATCCAGCGACGTGGGCTTCAACCGCACCGGCCTTCAAACCTCCTCCCTCGAGGGCGAGGAGGCCATCGAGGGGGCGCGCCAGGGCCTCCCCAGCAGCCCCGGTGATGGCAGCGGCATCCTCGCGGTGCGCGCCTCCTATGCCGTGGAGGGTGACCGCCTGGGCTCGGTCCCCATTCCGGGGACTTTCAAGGGCTTGTTCACCTCCACGAAGGAGCTGCTCAAGGGCAACAAGCCCACCGTGTTCATCGACAAGCTCGGCGAGCGGCTCGCCTTCGAGCGCACCGGCGTGCGCCTCTACGAGGGCGCCTTGGCGAAGTTCGATCTGCATGGCACCTGGCCCGGTGGCCCCTCGCGCGAGCAGCTCGAGGGCATCCTCCGCGATGAGCTGGCCCACTTCCTCCTGCTTCGAGAAGCGTTGGAGAAGCTGGGCGCGGACCCCACGGCGATCACACCCGCGGCGGACCTGGCGGCGATGGTCTCCAAGGGCATCCCCGAGGTGCTGGCCGATCCGCGCACCAACCTCGTCCAGTGCCTCGAGGCGCTGCTGGTGGCGGAGCTGACGGACAATGACAGCTGGGAGCTGCTCATCACGCTGGCGCGCGGGGTGGGCCAGGACGCGCTGGCCTCTCGGTTCCAGCGGGCGCTGGACGCGGAGGCGGACCACCTGCTCCTGGTGCGCCGGTGGTTCACCGCCGGGGTGACCGGAGAGGCCGGCATACGGCCCGAGGCCACCGCCCCGGCCTTCTAA
- the rd gene encoding rubredoxin → MAMKRYQCLPCGHIYDPAEGDPASGIPPGTAFEQIPSNWVCPDCGASKADFEPMND, encoded by the coding sequence ATGGCCATGAAGCGGTACCAGTGTCTTCCGTGCGGTCACATCTACGATCCCGCGGAGGGGGATCCTGCCTCGGGCATCCCTCCCGGGACCGCGTTCGAACAGATTCCCAGCAACTGGGTGTGTCCGGACTGCGGTGCCAGCAAGGCCGACTTCGAGCCCATGAACGATTAG
- a CDS encoding IS701 family transposase gives MGLPRTFLQLLAAMGASMTLPSLLSLVTVVQGWVFAGRRTLTGVLVAAADSTSKHFSAYYRLFATARWSLDQVGLALVRLALPLLGEGPVPLTLDDTLARKRGLKVFGAGMHHDPLASSRRYAVTSWGHSWVGLAVRVQVPCCPGRFFSLPVLFRLSLNQKAAARWHLKYRTRPEWAVELLQCLCTALTEYRFRVAADSTYGGQSVLGHLPDNCDLLSRLPLDARLFAPPPAHKPGTQGRPRKRGMRLPSPRQMLAQQRARRVTLHLYGRQDTVRLVETVGYWYGVPYRPLKIVVVEPLTGGRPLQAFYSTDLSLSAEQVLAEYAGRWSIEEAFQGSKSHLGFEEPQGWSRLAVRRTAPLAMLLYSLTVLWFAQHGHQLYTPVARPWYRHKVRPSFADMLATLRLACLKPALSATPAAHQGRQNLLVLLPDTLRVAASGAS, from the coding sequence ATGGGACTGCCAAGGACGTTTCTTCAACTGCTGGCCGCAATGGGAGCCAGCATGACGCTGCCGAGCCTACTCTCGCTGGTAACGGTGGTGCAGGGCTGGGTGTTCGCCGGACGGCGGACCCTCACCGGGGTGTTGGTGGCTGCCGCAGATAGCACCTCGAAGCACTTCTCGGCCTACTACCGGTTGTTTGCTACGGCGCGCTGGAGCTTGGACCAGGTGGGGTTGGCGTTGGTGCGTCTGGCGCTGCCGCTGCTGGGCGAAGGGCCGGTGCCGTTGACGTTGGATGACACGCTGGCGCGCAAGCGGGGCCTGAAGGTGTTCGGCGCGGGCATGCACCATGACCCGTTGGCCAGCAGCCGCCGGTATGCCGTGACGAGCTGGGGGCATAGCTGGGTGGGGCTGGCCGTACGGGTGCAGGTACCCTGTTGTCCCGGCCGATTCTTCAGCCTGCCGGTGCTCTTCCGGCTCTCCCTCAACCAGAAGGCCGCCGCTCGATGGCACCTCAAGTACCGCACACGGCCGGAGTGGGCGGTGGAACTGCTCCAGTGCCTCTGCACGGCGTTGACGGAGTACCGCTTTCGCGTCGCGGCGGACTCCACCTATGGAGGCCAGAGCGTCCTGGGCCACCTGCCTGACAACTGTGATTTGCTCAGCCGCCTGCCTTTGGATGCGCGCTTGTTCGCCCCACCTCCTGCTCACAAGCCGGGAACCCAGGGGCGGCCTCGCAAGCGAGGCATGCGCTTACCCTCTCCGCGACAAATGCTGGCGCAGCAGCGCGCCCGACGGGTGACGCTCCACCTCTACGGACGACAGGACACGGTCCGTTTGGTGGAAACCGTGGGCTATTGGTACGGCGTCCCCTACCGTCCTCTCAAAATCGTGGTCGTGGAGCCCTTGACGGGAGGACGGCCTCTTCAGGCTTTCTATTCCACGGACCTCTCACTGTCCGCGGAGCAGGTGCTGGCCGAGTACGCAGGCCGCTGGTCCATTGAAGAAGCCTTCCAAGGTAGCAAGAGCCATCTGGGCTTCGAGGAGCCCCAGGGCTGGAGCCGTCTGGCTGTCCGAAGGACCGCTCCCCTGGCCATGCTGCTTTACAGTCTCACAGTGCTGTGGTTTGCCCAGCACGGCCATCAGCTCTACACACCCGTGGCTCGCCCTTGGTACCGCCACAAGGTTCGTCCTTCCTTTGCCGACATGCTCGCCACACTTCGTCTGGCTTGTTTGAAGCCTGCACTTTCGGCGACCCCGGCTGCTCACCAGGGGCGTCAAAACCTCCTCGTCCTGCTCCCCGATACGCTTCGGGTCGCTGCTTCTGGGGCCTCCTAA
- a CDS encoding type I restriction enzyme HsdR N-terminal domain-containing protein: MEANQLLDLVKRFNDNREYITNEETAKMALVVPFIRLLGYDPNIPKEVRLEYAAEFTQGDGKRLPDRMDFAIFDQSGSKPLMVIETKPLGTDLMAKSQQLARYIAQMAELHFGIITDGCHYLFFGDLENPNQMDSEPFFSFSLEDTKTDWSKVAKFLSKFSRDSFNAETLVTDAENSRYRQAMIDRLAAALKAPAENEGFMRWLTEEVYKGKRTGAVMTRLGEVAKEAIEPALLRVMGDDFLDKLKERIQRLRETGDSPAEPAQNVLKPDSAKPFEDVKGSAGEEKQRQAVETTQEELDFFALIRDICAKGGMNPEEILYRDTTAYFNISYRKPTKWFLRFFSNNPKRKSVVTWVPTAEAKQLVSGFVIEDAPAALGLSRIYLENIAQIWALKALVLRSLELSKASKEEVPSEVPALPAPPLKEAPQA, translated from the coding sequence ATGGAAGCCAATCAGCTGCTCGATCTGGTCAAGCGGTTCAACGATAACCGGGAGTACATCACCAACGAAGAGACCGCCAAGATGGCCTTGGTGGTGCCCTTCATTCGGTTGCTTGGGTACGATCCCAACATTCCCAAAGAGGTACGGCTCGAATACGCGGCGGAGTTCACACAAGGTGATGGGAAGCGTCTGCCTGACCGGATGGATTTCGCCATCTTCGATCAGAGCGGCTCTAAGCCGTTGATGGTGATCGAGACCAAGCCACTGGGAACGGATCTGATGGCCAAGTCTCAGCAACTGGCCAGGTACATCGCTCAAATGGCGGAACTCCATTTCGGCATCATCACCGATGGTTGCCACTATCTGTTCTTCGGTGATCTCGAAAACCCGAATCAGATGGACAGCGAGCCGTTCTTCAGCTTCTCCCTCGAAGACACCAAGACCGATTGGTCCAAAGTCGCCAAGTTCCTCTCGAAGTTCAGCCGGGATTCCTTCAATGCGGAAACCCTGGTGACCGATGCGGAGAACAGCCGATACCGGCAAGCCATGATCGACAGGCTTGCGGCCGCGCTGAAGGCACCTGCGGAAAACGAAGGTTTCATGCGGTGGTTGACTGAGGAGGTCTACAAAGGAAAGCGCACCGGCGCGGTGATGACGCGCTTGGGCGAGGTCGCTAAAGAGGCCATTGAGCCCGCCCTGCTCCGGGTCATGGGAGATGACTTCCTCGACAAACTCAAAGAGCGCATCCAGCGGCTTCGTGAAACAGGAGACTCACCGGCAGAGCCCGCTCAGAACGTCCTCAAGCCCGACTCGGCCAAGCCTTTCGAGGATGTGAAGGGAAGCGCCGGTGAGGAAAAGCAACGCCAAGCGGTGGAAACGACGCAGGAGGAACTCGACTTCTTCGCGCTCATCCGGGACATCTGCGCCAAGGGAGGAATGAATCCCGAGGAGATCCTCTACAGGGACACAACCGCCTATTTCAACATCTCCTACCGAAAGCCCACCAAGTGGTTCTTGCGATTCTTCAGCAATAATCCGAAGCGCAAGAGCGTCGTCACGTGGGTGCCCACTGCGGAGGCCAAGCAGCTTGTTTCTGGTTTCGTGATCGAGGACGCCCCCGCCGCGTTGGGACTTTCCCGGATTTATCTGGAGAACATCGCTCAAATCTGGGCGTTGAAGGCGCTTGTTCTGAGGAGTTTGGAACTCTCCAAGGCCAGTAAAGAGGAGGTGCCGAGTGAGGTTCCGGCGCTGCCTGCTCCGCCGCTTAAGGAGGCTCCACAGGCGTAA
- a CDS encoding HEAT repeat domain-containing protein: MQAFAGLCREQGASVVSPLLASPVAEVRIAALKALLSLAPKDAAPHLAQAMKDPDRAVRRRASLLALGLEGEAAHRLGEEAIHDADPEVRSLAALALGAGSGEGARILLLDALLDADRRVRKSASQSLSRILGQDVSAVVELDEPQRRREIRRLSLLPSHPVKTPLVVRPPARPAAAEVLAGVSGGSRSPVPVAAKAAAPAPVQAPAAPEPATVRASAPRPVPPREAPAAAPERQGPVRAALAVMGSTPPAPSAPRPVENRPRASPVEALCAPLMEDIRTAIRGRSFGELASMLSAPVELAQEALTLLVARGAVVRRGHKYFAA, from the coding sequence TTGCAGGCCTTCGCCGGCCTGTGCCGCGAGCAGGGCGCCTCCGTCGTCTCGCCGCTCCTGGCCTCGCCCGTGGCCGAGGTGCGCATCGCCGCGCTCAAGGCCCTGCTCTCCCTGGCCCCCAAGGATGCCGCGCCCCACCTCGCCCAGGCGATGAAGGACCCGGACCGGGCCGTGCGCCGCCGGGCCTCGCTGCTGGCCCTGGGTCTGGAAGGAGAGGCCGCGCACCGGCTCGGCGAGGAGGCCATTCACGACGCCGACCCCGAGGTGCGCAGCCTCGCCGCCCTGGCCCTGGGCGCCGGCAGCGGGGAGGGCGCCCGCATCCTGCTGCTCGACGCGCTCCTGGACGCGGACCGTCGCGTGCGCAAGTCCGCCTCCCAGAGCCTCTCGCGCATCCTCGGCCAGGATGTCTCGGCCGTGGTGGAGCTCGACGAGCCCCAGCGGCGCCGGGAGATTCGCCGCCTCTCCCTGCTGCCCTCCCACCCCGTGAAGACCCCGCTGGTGGTCCGCCCGCCCGCCCGCCCGGCTGCCGCGGAGGTGCTCGCCGGGGTGTCCGGGGGGAGCCGGTCCCCCGTGCCCGTCGCCGCGAAGGCCGCGGCCCCCGCGCCCGTCCAGGCCCCTGCCGCCCCGGAGCCCGCCACCGTCCGGGCGAGCGCGCCCCGTCCAGTCCCCCCCCGCGAGGCACCCGCCGCGGCCCCCGAGCGCCAGGGCCCCGTCCGGGCCGCACTGGCGGTGATGGGCTCCACGCCTCCGGCGCCGTCCGCCCCTCGCCCCGTGGAGAACCGGCCCCGGGCCTCCCCCGTGGAGGCGCTGTGTGCGCCGTTGATGGAGGATATTCGAACCGCTATCCGAGGACGTTCGTTCGGTGAGCTGGCATCCATGCTATCCGCTCCCGTGGAGTTGGCTCAGGAGGCGCTCACCCTCCTGGTGGCTCGGGGGGCTGTGGTTCGCAGAGGGCACAAATACTTTGCCGCTTGA
- a CDS encoding ParA family protein, protein MEAPTYTAKQVAEVLGVTPKELSGALKKDLYTPDDVWELRTTLQKFPAPIGHRRQLFLNFKGGTGKTSLSTSYAWRLAELGYAVLLIDLDSQGHSTKCLGYEGEDYEKTLQDVLVRKAPLSQVIQKSTLPNLDFIPSNLSMSTVDLALMPMAGREFKLRNALKEVESRYDVVVFDAPPSFGLLNLNALMAASDLFVPVLADFLSFHGLKLLFETVQSLEEDLNHVLDHVFIVVNSFNATFKLAKEALEALQTHYPEYLLPTIIRQCTKFAQAASEGRPVFVADPTSKGATDIQAMIDNVLPRMVAAAARRGAEATRAG, encoded by the coding sequence ATGGAAGCTCCGACCTACACCGCCAAGCAGGTTGCCGAGGTGCTCGGCGTGACTCCCAAGGAGCTCTCCGGGGCGTTGAAGAAGGACCTCTACACCCCTGACGATGTGTGGGAGTTGCGCACCACCCTCCAGAAGTTCCCCGCCCCCATTGGCCACCGGCGCCAGCTGTTCCTCAACTTCAAGGGCGGCACCGGCAAGACGTCCCTGTCCACCTCTTATGCGTGGCGCCTGGCGGAGCTGGGCTACGCGGTGCTGCTCATCGACCTGGACAGCCAGGGCCACTCCACCAAGTGCCTGGGCTACGAGGGCGAGGACTACGAGAAGACGCTCCAGGACGTGCTGGTGCGCAAGGCGCCCCTGTCCCAGGTGATTCAGAAGTCCACCCTGCCCAACCTGGACTTCATCCCCTCCAACCTGAGCATGTCCACGGTGGACCTGGCGCTGATGCCCATGGCCGGCCGTGAGTTCAAGCTGCGCAACGCGCTCAAGGAGGTGGAGTCCCGCTACGACGTCGTCGTCTTCGACGCGCCCCCGTCCTTCGGCCTGCTCAACCTGAATGCGCTCATGGCCGCCTCGGACTTGTTCGTCCCGGTGCTCGCCGACTTCCTGTCCTTCCACGGCCTGAAGCTGCTGTTCGAGACGGTGCAGAGCCTGGAGGAGGACTTGAACCACGTGCTCGACCACGTCTTCATCGTGGTGAACTCCTTCAACGCCACCTTCAAGCTGGCCAAGGAGGCGCTGGAGGCGTTGCAGACGCACTACCCCGAGTACCTGCTGCCGACCATCATCCGGCAGTGCACCAAGTTCGCCCAGGCCGCCAGCGAGGGCCGGCCCGTCTTCGTCGCGGACCCCACCTCCAAGGGTGCCACCGACATCCAGGCCATGATTGACAACGTCCTGCCACGCATGGTGGCTGCCGCGGCGCGCCGTGGCGCCGAGGCCACGCGCGCGGGCTGA
- a CDS encoding DUF3060 domain-containing protein gives MSKGIRSAAAAFTICLAMTAGAQDTVQIGKDGNVKVRSGGSKVDVRGGSVKVESEGTHTTVEMARDEGDDKEGSKEDSDDSSEIDITGAGRKETLACNGTTEVSISGSSNELTFTGACKRVDVTGSSNKVTLDAVERIDVTGTGNTVTWKKGAGGRKKPRVSSTGTDNTVSQR, from the coding sequence ATGTCGAAGGGTATTCGTTCCGCGGCCGCGGCATTCACCATCTGCTTGGCGATGACGGCAGGCGCGCAAGACACCGTCCAGATCGGCAAGGACGGGAACGTCAAGGTTCGCTCGGGTGGCAGCAAAGTGGACGTGCGGGGCGGCAGCGTGAAGGTCGAGAGCGAGGGCACCCACACCACGGTCGAGATGGCGCGGGACGAAGGCGACGACAAGGAGGGCTCCAAGGAGGACTCCGACGACAGTTCCGAGATCGACATCACCGGAGCGGGCCGCAAGGAGACACTCGCTTGCAATGGCACGACCGAGGTGTCCATCAGCGGTTCCTCGAACGAACTCACGTTCACGGGAGCCTGCAAGCGTGTCGATGTCACGGGCAGCTCGAACAAGGTCACCCTGGACGCCGTGGAGCGGATCGACGTCACCGGCACGGGCAATACCGTGACCTGGAAGAAGGGGGCGGGCGGACGCAAGAAGCCCAGGGTCAGCTCCACCGGCACCGATAACACGGTGTCACAGCGGTAG
- a CDS encoding ISAzo13-like element ISStau6 family transposase: MRAAEAEQAVAERYEALRSVMDERVRRYWAGAEALALGRGGVSVVARATGLSRMTVRAGQEQARGKKPPEELVRVRRRGAGRPRAEAAQPGLMEALESLVDPATRGDPESPLRWTHKSTVQLAGELERLGYKARRQKVGELLRGLGYSLQAVHKTLEGESHSDRNAQFEHINAEVKAFQKRGQPVISVDTKKKEWVGEFKNGGREWQPKGAPVLALTHDFPDTAEGKVIPYGVYDVGTNSAWVSVGVDHDTPVFAVNSMAAWWSKLGKACYPEAKELLVMADSGGSNSAKSRVWKAQLQKLADATGLSISVCHFPPGTSKWNKVEHRLFSHLSINWRGRPLEDYETVVQLIGATTTRKGLKVKARLDKRRYSTGLRVSRAEMKKLHLVRSDVHGEWNYRIEPNSAN; the protein is encoded by the coding sequence ATGAGAGCAGCGGAGGCAGAGCAGGCTGTGGCGGAGCGGTATGAGGCGCTCCGGAGCGTCATGGACGAGCGCGTGAGGCGCTACTGGGCAGGTGCCGAGGCGCTGGCTCTGGGGCGAGGTGGTGTGAGTGTGGTGGCGAGGGCGACGGGCCTCTCGCGCATGACGGTGCGCGCTGGGCAGGAGCAAGCCCGTGGAAAGAAGCCTCCGGAGGAGTTGGTGCGCGTGCGCCGCCGCGGGGCAGGCCGTCCGCGTGCGGAGGCCGCCCAGCCGGGGCTCATGGAGGCGTTGGAGTCGCTGGTGGATCCAGCGACGCGAGGGGACCCGGAGTCGCCGCTGCGCTGGACGCACAAGAGTACGGTGCAACTCGCAGGCGAGCTGGAGCGGCTCGGCTACAAGGCAAGACGACAGAAGGTGGGAGAGTTGCTGAGGGGACTGGGCTACTCCTTGCAAGCGGTGCACAAGACGCTGGAGGGCGAGTCGCACTCGGACAGGAATGCCCAGTTCGAGCACATCAATGCCGAGGTGAAGGCCTTCCAGAAGCGCGGGCAGCCGGTCATCTCGGTGGACACGAAAAAGAAGGAGTGGGTGGGGGAATTCAAGAATGGGGGCCGGGAGTGGCAGCCGAAGGGCGCGCCGGTGCTGGCCCTTACCCACGACTTCCCGGACACTGCGGAGGGAAAGGTCATCCCGTACGGGGTGTACGACGTGGGCACCAACAGCGCGTGGGTATCGGTGGGCGTGGACCACGACACGCCCGTCTTCGCCGTCAACAGCATGGCTGCCTGGTGGAGCAAGCTGGGAAAGGCGTGCTATCCCGAGGCGAAGGAGTTGTTGGTGATGGCGGACTCGGGCGGCAGCAACAGCGCCAAGAGCCGGGTGTGGAAGGCCCAATTGCAGAAGTTGGCGGATGCCACCGGACTGTCCATCAGCGTGTGTCACTTTCCTCCCGGTACCAGCAAGTGGAACAAGGTGGAGCACCGCCTCTTCAGCCACCTCAGCATCAACTGGCGAGGACGCCCGCTGGAGGACTACGAGACGGTGGTGCAGCTTATTGGCGCGACGACGACAAGGAAGGGGCTGAAGGTGAAGGCGCGCCTGGACAAGCGTCGCTACAGCACCGGCCTGCGCGTCTCCCGGGCGGAAATGAAGAAGCTCCACCTCGTCCGCTCAGACGTCCATGGCGAGTGGAACTACCGAATAGAGCCGAATTCGGCCAACTAA